From the genome of Anopheles moucheti chromosome 3, idAnoMoucSN_F20_07, whole genome shotgun sequence, one region includes:
- the LOC128304121 gene encoding uncharacterized protein LOC128304121 — protein MLKKTIVLSCLVAVVLCSGDLETAETGWGGGGGGGWSSGGGGGKKVIIITSGGGGGGHGGGGWSGGGRSLGGGGWSSGGGGGYGKGWSSGGGSYGGGGGYSQGWPSSSKGWSSGGSSFGGGYGGGYGGGSLGGGHSGGWSSGGSSLGGWPSGGVSKGWSSVGSGGYGGSQGWSSGGSGGYGGGSHGWSSGGSGLGGGYGGGSGGGWSTGRSLGGSGGWSSGGLSKGWPSSGGSKGWSSGGYGGGSGWSTGGSGWSGSSGW, from the exons ATGTTGAAG AAAACGATCGTTCTGAGCTGCCTGGTCGCGGTGGTCCTTTGCTCCGGCGACCTGGAGACGGCTGAAACGGGATggggtggtggcggcggcggtggctGGAGcagcggcggcggtggtggtaagAAGGTGATCATCATCACGTcgggcggcggcggcggcggtcaTGGAGGCGGCGGCTGGAGCGGCGGTGGCCGTAGCCTCGGTGGAGGAGGCTGGTCCAGCGGAGGCGGTGGCGGATATGGCAAGGGTTGGTCCAGCGGTGGTGGATCGTATGGAGGCGGCGGCGGTTACTCGCAGGGCTGGCCAAGCAGCAGCAAGGGATGGTCCAGCGGTGGGTCCTCGTTCGGTGGCGGCTATGGAGGTGGCTACGGAGGCGGCAGCCTCGGAGGTGGCCACTCGGGCGGCTGGAGCTCGGGCGGAAGCAGCCTCGGTGGATGGCCGTCGGGTGGCGTCAGCAAGGGTTGGTCGTCGGTCGGTAGCGGTGGATACGGCGGCAGCCAGGGATGGTCGTCGGGTGGAAGCGGCGGATACGGCGGTGGTAGCCACGGATGGTCGTCGGGCGGCAGTGGACTGGGTGGTGGATACGGCGGCGGCAGCGGTGGTGGCTGGAGCACGGGCCGCAGCCTGGGAGGATCGGGCGGATGGTCGTCGGGAGGGCTGAGCAAGGGCTGGCCATCGAGCGGTGGCAGCAAGGGCTGGTCGTCGGGAGGCTACGGCGGTGGAAGCGGCTGGTCGACCGGAGGAAGCGGATGGAGCGGTTCCAGCGGCTGGTAG